From a single Nostoc sp. MS1 genomic region:
- a CDS encoding DUF4912 domain-containing protein, producing the protein MLLSAPMLAQSAKETPAFKLPQTVENGTTLRIDGSTSLIAVNQSLKQSFEQQFAGTRVDLATNGTESALKGVLDGSIDVAALARGLTPQEKAQGLEQVRLHREKIAIIVGEENPFKGSLTDRQFARIFRGRITNWSEVEAPAGKIRFIDRPDTSDTRQTLSSYPVFKAAKFATGSTATQVSEDSTAEIVKQLGKDGISYARANQVLKLPGVRVLQLHETTPDDPKYPFSQPLVYVYKKSPKPSVAAFLGFALASPGQKAIETARVAEAEAIAKGETQAPLTATNPTSTPGATTSPVAGTEPFLNSSPNANVFPNAGTTNNNAGTTNNLTQPGVVAPPEAPQLDRSLLWWLLLPVGAIGGLFLWFIKRPSATTALESTPEPSEAETQSDAASISEPLVEVQDNTNNTIIQNHNPTVIQSTNTTTIQEPNNPTFIQAANTTTIQESDNNPTFIQTTAQESNKINLGSSQMTIPPELEQSPWDMEAPAAVVNTSYPQMIEVPKTPTHVEQQTADVVTQIQETPPVEENHQQLIAEELPQAPANSDNEETELAPVANEDTEIVDSLPDLPDFHAIFADAVDEDTVEQTVYQELIDENGQLAAILPTFNDIPEDALNSVADAAEIHENGMLDEGEYLTPSSVGTLTSGAVLAGVGAQAWVGSNHIEEVVTSQVSANANVPDTSLPTISPTTELENGEEPSSVVLKPRNSEWAYVSWYVSPHDQQKLHNQGISELALRLYDVTEIDLSYQQPQQVQQYQCEPGTSDRYVQIPAGDRDYIIDLGYVIRGEWANIARSGSVRVFNSPYTDPLLANLPGLDAASSVVFTPRSPKWAYVSWDISPGHQQLLREHGITQLALRLYDATNIDLSYQHPQLVQQYEFDEITCDRYVSIPHSDHDYMTEVGYVTTNGDWVTIARSAIVRIYNNPQGDFWFVADSELIIHGATDPDATVTIAGKPVTLKSDGTFHLRVPFSEDLLDYLITVTNGEQRKTIHKKFTQETSES; encoded by the coding sequence ATGTTATTGTCAGCGCCGATGCTGGCACAATCGGCAAAAGAAACACCAGCTTTTAAGCTACCGCAAACCGTGGAAAACGGTACGACACTGCGGATTGATGGCTCAACTAGCTTAATAGCAGTCAATCAAAGCCTGAAACAGAGTTTTGAGCAACAGTTCGCTGGAACTAGAGTAGACTTAGCTACTAATGGTACTGAATCTGCGCTCAAAGGCGTGTTAGATGGCAGCATTGATGTAGCGGCTCTTGCTCGTGGTTTGACTCCACAAGAAAAAGCCCAAGGTTTGGAACAGGTGAGATTGCACCGTGAAAAGATTGCCATCATTGTGGGCGAAGAAAACCCCTTCAAAGGCAGCTTAACAGATAGGCAATTCGCCAGAATTTTTCGGGGACGCATTACCAATTGGTCAGAAGTAGAAGCGCCAGCAGGAAAGATTCGCTTTATAGACCGACCAGACACCAGCGACACCCGCCAAACCCTAAGCAGCTACCCAGTGTTTAAAGCAGCTAAATTTGCCACAGGCTCTACTGCTACTCAGGTGAGTGAAGATAGCACTGCCGAAATCGTCAAGCAATTGGGTAAGGACGGGATCAGCTATGCCAGAGCCAATCAGGTATTAAAATTGCCTGGAGTGCGGGTTCTCCAGTTACACGAAACTACACCTGATGACCCAAAATATCCCTTTTCCCAACCGCTAGTATATGTTTATAAAAAAAGTCCTAAGCCATCTGTAGCGGCTTTTCTTGGCTTTGCTTTAGCATCACCTGGGCAAAAGGCGATAGAAACAGCAAGAGTAGCTGAAGCCGAAGCGATCGCCAAAGGTGAAACTCAAGCACCGCTAACAGCAACTAATCCCACTAGCACACCTGGGGCTACAACTTCTCCCGTAGCCGGAACTGAACCGTTCCTCAATTCTTCTCCTAATGCTAATGTTTTTCCTAATGCGGGTACAACTAACAATAATGCAGGTACAACTAATAACCTCACACAGCCTGGTGTAGTTGCTCCTCCAGAAGCGCCTCAATTGGATCGTTCGTTGTTGTGGTGGTTATTGTTACCTGTAGGTGCGATCGGTGGATTATTCTTATGGTTTATTAAGCGTCCATCCGCAACCACAGCATTAGAGAGTACCCCAGAACCCAGTGAGGCGGAAACTCAGAGTGATGCTGCATCTATATCTGAGCCATTAGTAGAAGTTCAAGACAATACCAACAACACCATAATTCAAAACCACAACCCAACGGTAATTCAATCCACAAATACCACGACGATTCAAGAGCCGAACAACCCAACTTTCATTCAAGCCGCAAATACCACGACGATTCAGGAGTCAGACAACAACCCAACTTTCATTCAAACTACTGCTCAAGAGTCGAATAAAATCAATTTAGGTAGTTCCCAAATGACAATTCCGCCTGAACTGGAACAATCACCTTGGGATATGGAAGCACCGGCGGCTGTTGTCAATACTTCCTATCCTCAAATGATTGAAGTACCAAAAACTCCTACTCATGTAGAGCAGCAAACAGCAGATGTCGTCACTCAGATTCAGGAAACACCACCTGTTGAGGAGAACCATCAGCAATTAATAGCAGAAGAATTACCGCAAGCACCAGCAAATTCAGATAACGAAGAAACTGAACTGGCTCCTGTAGCTAACGAAGATACAGAGATCGTAGACTCTCTCCCAGATTTGCCAGATTTCCACGCTATTTTCGCTGATGCAGTAGATGAGGATACGGTAGAACAGACGGTTTATCAGGAACTAATTGATGAAAATGGACAATTAGCAGCTATATTGCCGACATTTAACGATATTCCCGAAGATGCGCTCAATTCAGTAGCAGATGCAGCCGAAATTCATGAAAATGGCATGTTGGATGAAGGAGAATATCTAACTCCATCTAGTGTAGGAACTTTAACCAGTGGCGCAGTCTTAGCAGGCGTAGGAGCGCAAGCTTGGGTAGGAAGCAATCACATTGAGGAAGTTGTGACATCCCAGGTGTCAGCAAATGCTAACGTTCCTGATACAAGTCTACCCACGATATCACCAACAACTGAGTTGGAAAATGGGGAAGAACCAAGTAGCGTTGTCCTTAAACCCCGGAATTCTGAGTGGGCTTACGTTTCTTGGTACGTTTCACCTCATGATCAGCAAAAGCTGCACAATCAAGGCATCTCAGAATTAGCACTACGACTTTATGATGTGACTGAGATTGATTTGAGTTATCAACAACCCCAGCAGGTACAGCAGTATCAATGTGAGCCGGGAACAAGCGATCGCTATGTTCAGATTCCCGCAGGCGATCGCGACTATATAATAGACCTGGGTTACGTTATCCGGGGAGAGTGGGCGAATATCGCTCGTTCTGGTAGCGTTCGTGTCTTCAATAGTCCCTATACAGATCCCCTATTGGCTAATTTGCCAGGATTAGATGCAGCTAGTAGCGTTGTCTTCACGCCTCGTTCTCCCAAATGGGCTTATGTAAGTTGGGATATTTCCCCAGGACATCAGCAATTACTCAGAGAACATGGAATTACTCAGTTAGCACTACGGCTTTATGATGCCACTAATATTGACCTGAGTTACCAACATCCTCAGTTAGTGCAGCAGTATGAGTTTGATGAAATCACCTGCGATCGCTACGTGTCAATTCCTCATAGCGATCATGATTACATGACAGAAGTGGGTTATGTAACCACAAACGGGGATTGGGTAACTATAGCTCGTTCTGCGATCGTGCGTATTTACAATAATCCTCAAGGAGATTTTTGGTTTGTAGCCGATAGCGAATTAATTATTCACGGAGCTACAGATCCCGATGCGACTGTAACTATTGCAGGTAAGCCTGTCACTCTCAAGTCTGATGGAACGTTCCATTTGCGCGTTCCCTTCTCAGAAGACTTGCTAGATTATCTCATTACAGTAACTAATGGAGAACAAAGAAAAACCATCCACAAGAAATTTACTCAAGAAACCTCAGAAAGCTAA
- a CDS encoding ABC transporter ATP-binding protein codes for MLKISNLNKSYGKRQVLQNLNLNVSNGEIYGLLGANGAGKTTTINIICNLLKADSGNVKIDGQPISESTKKLIGIAPQENLLYKTLTCAENLRFFAEIYGLNKNTTEKQIKEVLASVNLLDRAKSPVETLSGGMQRRLNIAVALIHQPKLVILDEPTTGLDIESRYEVWELIRQLKSQGITVLLTTHLLDEAERLCQKIGILKQGRILIEGSLAELRNLIPAQEVLLMQTTQQTEAIARAQTYGFTHRYYDKELAFWLPESLDLKEIIDRFEGIHIDAISRQPVRLEYIYLEITQRN; via the coding sequence ATGCTAAAAATTAGTAATTTAAATAAATCTTACGGGAAACGTCAGGTTTTACAAAATCTGAATTTGAATGTTTCTAATGGAGAGATTTACGGTTTATTAGGTGCAAATGGCGCAGGTAAAACTACAACAATTAATATTATTTGTAATTTACTTAAAGCCGATAGTGGCAATGTCAAAATTGATGGTCAACCAATTTCTGAATCAACTAAAAAGCTAATTGGTATTGCACCTCAAGAAAATTTATTATATAAAACGTTAACCTGTGCTGAAAATCTCCGATTTTTTGCAGAGATTTATGGTTTAAATAAGAATACTACTGAGAAACAAATTAAGGAAGTTCTAGCATCTGTCAATTTATTAGATAGGGCAAAAAGCCCGGTAGAAACTTTAAGTGGAGGAATGCAACGGCGATTAAATATTGCTGTTGCGTTGATACATCAACCAAAATTAGTAATACTTGATGAACCAACTACAGGCTTAGATATTGAATCACGGTATGAAGTCTGGGAGTTAATTAGACAACTCAAATCTCAAGGTATTACAGTTTTATTGACAACTCATTTACTAGATGAAGCAGAAAGGCTTTGTCAAAAAATTGGCATTCTCAAACAAGGGCGAATTTTAATTGAAGGTAGTTTAGCAGAGTTACGTAATTTAATTCCTGCGCAGGAAGTTTTACTGATGCAAACTACACAACAGACAGAGGCGATCGCTCGCGCTCAAACCTACGGTTTTACACATAGATATTATGATAAAGAATTGGCTTTCTGGCTACCAGAATCTTTAGATTTAAAAGAAATAATTGATCGTTTTGAAGGTATACATATCGATGCTATCTCTCGGCAACCTGTGCGATTAGAGTATATTTATTTGGAAATCACACAACGAAATTAG